Part of the bacterium genome is shown below.
GTCATCGATGACGAACAGGTGATTATCGATGCCGTAACCAAGATCTGTTCGCTTGAGAGTTATTCAGTTGACTTTGCTTTGGGCGTAAAAAGTGCAATTGAGAAAATTTCTCAAAGCTATTACTCAATTATTATATGCGATATCATGATGCCCGACGGCGACGGATTTCAAATTCTGGACGAACTTCGAAATCGGAATGTTGACAGCGCATTAATAATGATGACGGGTTATTCCACCGTTGAAAATGCAGTCAATTCGCTTTACCAGGGAGCCGTTGATTTTATACCCAAGCCCTTTACGGTAGATGAATTGCTTAGTTCGGTATTTCGCGCAAATAAGTATCAGGAAATAAAAAAGAGACAAACGGATCTTTCGGCCCAAAATAACCCGAGCGGTTTTCTTTACGTTTCT
Proteins encoded:
- a CDS encoding response regulator, producing MSKSTKILVIDDEQVIIDAVTKICSLESYSVDFALGVKSAIEKISQSYYSIIICDIMMPDGDGFQILDELRNRNVDSALIMMTGYSTVENAVNSLYQGAVDFIPKPFTVDELLSSVFRANKYQEIKKRQTDLSAQNNPSGFLYVSCPAKYLRLGYSSWMFQENDGSVLIGACDLFLKTIDSVKEIELLASEEEIVQGVSCAAIKSGDDRAHNILSPVSGRIIEVNHKLNLNTNMIEKDPYFEGWIYRVIPADIAYEIKTLVPYNSDRL